GGAAGTTACAATATTTAAATGTTCTCTAATTTAACCCGTTGCTAAGCCGAAAGTCATGTAAAAGATATTATATTTGAAAATTATAATAATTGGTTAAATGAAAATAGAAATTATGAAAAAGCTACTGAAGTTCGTAAACGATTCATTACGTATATATTGGATGTAGGAAATTGTTTACAACAAAGAAAAGTAATTGAAGATAATGAAAAATGGATAAACGTTCATAATAATAATAAAAAAGTTAAAAAGATTTTAGAAGAATTATTGAGAAAATATTCTGAAAATTGTTGATAGATCCTTGTTTTTTCTATTTATCGGATAGGCTCTTGGTATTATTGTCAAGCAATAGCCAATAATAAAAGTTAAAGAGCCGACCATTAACCGTTTCATTTGCCTAAAAAACTACTCGTGGGTCTTAATGCTAGCGTTTTTTCCAAATGTAGAGAGTGAAAATATCGATTTTATTTTAAACTGGCGAAGATGGGTTATCATATATTCCATCAACGTATTATTTTAATTAATAAACCTATAATTCCTCGGATTATTAGTCTTAGCTTTCTCTTCGTTCTTATATAATCTGCTAAAGGAGGACTATTTTTATAATAAAAGTTAATAAACCATCTTCCAATTAATGAGTTTTTCAACCTATGATCTCTCCATTTCCTTAAAATATCAATTTCATAAGCTAGTGGAGTCCCATAAGCGGCTGTAGCAATAAAACAATTATCGTTTTCTTGTGGCGTTGAGTAGCTTTTTTTCTCTAACGGAGCATTCCTCTCACGTAGCTTTCTCAAATTATCAATCAACTCCGGTCGTTTTCTATTATTCCATGCTTGATGTATTGCATCAATTAACTTTTCGCCGACATCTTCCCATTTAATTGCAACAGCATAGCCACTTTGTACATTATCTGTCAACCTGAAATGTTTCTCGTTATAATTTGG
The ANME-2 cluster archaeon DNA segment above includes these coding regions:
- a CDS encoding TIR domain-containing protein, whose amino-acid sequence is MVSQKHKVFISYHHDADQVYADKLRELYGGNAIIDKSMYMDLSHLQVDTILNKIRQEHLLDSTVTVVLVGEHTWGRKWVDWEIYASLRPYAERTRNGLVGVYLPNYNEKHFRLTDNVQSGYAVAIKWEDVGEKLIDAIHQAWNNRKRPELIDNLRKLRERNAPLEKKSYSTPQENDNCFIATAAYGTPLAYEIDILRKWRDHRLKNSLIGRWFINFYYKNSPPLADYIRTKRKLRLIIRGIIGLLIKIIR